A single genomic interval of Natronoarchaeum philippinense harbors:
- a CDS encoding PAS domain S-box protein, with translation MESGGTLQQTLDAVEQVGEPGEPVTASELADRIGCSRRTAYDRLEQLADAGELRTKKIGARGRVYWRRQGTGADNVSEDDQQFRSLVDATEEYAIFGLDAEGRIRTWNPGAERIKGYGTDEIIGEHLSTFYTDEDVADGVPEQNLAAAAADGVVKDEGWRVRRDGTRFWAKIVLTAIYDDEGDVEGFAKVTRDMTERRQYERQLRRQRDDLEAELDDVLERVDDAFYALDENLQFTYANEQAEQLLGCSAEELRGSHIEDVFPEADVGERYRECLSTQEPSNFELFSERRSIWLEANVYPSASGLSVYFRDTTERKRREQDLELYERIVETLDDGVYAVDDDSQFVFANEAFCEMLGTDRESLLGEHATTVYDDEIGPKAADAAERVSAGDQNIATLEFDLHTADGERIPVESRFGPLPYGEGEGRCGVVRDITGRKDRERRLEHQRERLEALNALNTIALDITEAIVDQSTRAEIERVLCEDLAASDSYTFAWSAGVDQATESIDPHVEAGVDGYLEDAPMSISPDDALGQGPAGRAVRTQEMQVVEDVFSDPDFEPWHEVAREYGYRASAAVPITHEGTVYGLFGVYADRLDAFAGEERRMLRQLGEVVGHAIVAIDRKRALMGDELVEVEFRIRDVIEMLDIDAESNGRVHLSQTVPLQDDDYLVYGNAVDEDDEFVEELVESLPHWSEVTFDESGNERFELTLADPPVLTTIASLGGDIDEAVIEDGDYRMSVHLSPGADVRQIIGAVQEAYPEAELVTRRQINRTQIDAEAIGSVLTDELTERQRTALESAFYAGFFEWPREQTGEEVAETLGISSPTFHQHVRAAERKVFEALLSTATPRED, from the coding sequence ATGGAGTCCGGGGGGACACTGCAACAGACGCTCGACGCCGTCGAGCAGGTCGGAGAGCCGGGGGAACCAGTGACGGCGAGCGAACTGGCCGACAGGATCGGATGTAGTCGGCGAACCGCCTACGACCGCCTCGAACAGCTGGCCGACGCCGGGGAGCTACGAACTAAGAAGATCGGCGCGCGTGGGCGCGTCTACTGGCGGCGGCAAGGAACGGGCGCCGACAACGTGTCGGAAGACGATCAGCAGTTCCGGTCGCTGGTCGACGCTACCGAGGAGTACGCGATCTTCGGGCTCGACGCGGAGGGCCGTATTCGGACGTGGAATCCGGGTGCCGAGCGGATCAAGGGGTACGGCACCGACGAAATCATCGGCGAGCACCTGTCGACGTTCTACACCGACGAAGATGTCGCCGACGGCGTCCCAGAGCAGAATCTGGCTGCGGCCGCCGCCGACGGGGTGGTCAAAGACGAAGGGTGGCGCGTCCGGCGCGACGGCACACGGTTCTGGGCCAAGATTGTGCTGACGGCGATCTACGACGACGAAGGCGATGTCGAAGGGTTCGCCAAGGTGACCCGGGACATGACAGAGCGCAGGCAGTACGAGCGGCAGCTTCGCCGGCAGCGTGACGATCTGGAGGCCGAGCTCGACGACGTGCTCGAACGCGTCGACGACGCGTTCTACGCGCTCGACGAGAACCTGCAGTTCACCTACGCCAACGAGCAGGCCGAACAGCTTCTGGGCTGTTCCGCCGAGGAGTTGCGCGGGAGCCACATCGAAGACGTGTTTCCAGAGGCGGACGTTGGAGAGCGCTACCGGGAGTGCCTGTCGACGCAGGAGCCGTCGAACTTCGAGTTGTTTTCCGAACGGCGGTCGATCTGGCTCGAGGCGAACGTCTACCCGTCGGCGTCGGGGCTGTCGGTGTACTTCCGTGACACCACCGAACGCAAGCGGCGCGAGCAGGACCTCGAACTGTACGAGCGGATCGTCGAGACTCTCGACGATGGTGTCTACGCGGTCGACGACGACTCGCAGTTCGTGTTCGCCAACGAGGCGTTCTGTGAGATGCTCGGCACGGACCGCGAATCACTGCTCGGTGAGCACGCGACGACGGTGTACGACGACGAAATCGGGCCGAAAGCCGCCGACGCAGCCGAGCGCGTCAGCGCCGGCGACCAGAACATCGCAACGCTGGAATTCGACCTACACACGGCCGATGGGGAGCGAATCCCCGTCGAGAGCCGGTTCGGGCCACTACCCTACGGCGAGGGGGAGGGACGGTGTGGCGTCGTCCGCGACATCACCGGGCGAAAGGACCGAGAGCGAAGACTCGAACACCAGCGAGAGCGGTTAGAAGCGCTCAACGCACTCAACACGATCGCACTGGACATCACGGAGGCAATCGTCGATCAGTCGACCAGAGCCGAGATCGAGCGTGTCCTCTGTGAAGACCTCGCGGCGTCGGATTCGTACACGTTTGCTTGGAGCGCCGGCGTCGACCAAGCGACGGAGTCGATCGATCCCCACGTCGAGGCGGGCGTCGACGGCTACCTCGAAGACGCGCCGATGTCGATCAGTCCCGACGATGCGCTGGGACAGGGACCGGCCGGCAGGGCAGTTCGAACTCAAGAGATGCAGGTTGTCGAGGACGTATTCAGCGATCCGGACTTCGAACCGTGGCACGAGGTCGCCCGCGAGTACGGCTACCGGGCCTCGGCCGCGGTACCGATCACCCACGAGGGGACCGTCTACGGTCTGTTCGGCGTGTACGCCGACCGATTAGACGCCTTTGCGGGCGAGGAGCGACGGATGCTCAGACAGCTCGGCGAGGTCGTCGGCCACGCCATCGTCGCCATCGACCGGAAGCGCGCGCTGATGGGCGACGAACTCGTCGAGGTCGAGTTCCGCATCCGGGATGTCATCGAGATGCTCGACATCGACGCCGAATCGAACGGTCGCGTCCACCTGTCACAGACGGTGCCGTTACAGGACGACGATTATCTCGTGTACGGGAACGCTGTCGACGAAGACGACGAGTTCGTCGAGGAGTTGGTGGAGTCGCTGCCCCACTGGTCGGAGGTGACGTTCGACGAATCCGGGAACGAACGGTTCGAGTTGACGCTCGCCGATCCCCCGGTTCTGACGACGATCGCATCGCTGGGCGGCGACATCGACGAGGCCGTCATCGAGGACGGAGACTACAGGATGAGCGTCCACCTCTCACCGGGCGCCGACGTTCGCCAGATCATCGGCGCAGTGCAGGAGGCGTATCCGGAAGCCGAACTGGTCACGCGCCGGCAGATCAACCGCACGCAGATCGACGCCGAGGCGATCGGGAGCGTCCTGACCGACGAACTGACCGAACGCCAGCGTACCGCTCTCGAATCGGCGTTCTACGCCGGATTTTTCGAGTGGCCGCGGGAGCAAACCGGCGAAGAAGTCGCCGAGACGCTCGGCATCTCCTCGCCGACGTTCCACCAGCACGTCCGGGCCGCAGAGCGGAAAGTGTTCGAGGCGCTGTTGTCGACCGCCACGCCGAGGGAAGACTGA
- a CDS encoding MBL fold metallo-hydrolase, protein MIHNVAQGVQSFTSNAFLVEGERTVLVDAGASFDAVSAIEERVESLDAVVLTHTHPDHVGNLADVVAAFDAPVYGFDTTQDGVERELGDEDTVAMGDHEYVALHTPGHKNDHICLYAADAGVLFAGDLIFQNGSFGRTDLEEGDRDALIRSIDRVADRVDADLQALHPGHGPSIENDPYSHIELSGKMARQA, encoded by the coding sequence ATGATCCACAACGTCGCGCAGGGCGTCCAGTCGTTCACGAGCAACGCCTTTCTCGTCGAGGGCGAGCGAACCGTGCTCGTCGACGCCGGCGCCAGCTTCGACGCCGTCTCGGCGATCGAGGAACGCGTCGAGTCGCTCGACGCCGTCGTGCTGACTCACACCCACCCCGATCACGTCGGTAACCTCGCAGACGTGGTCGCGGCGTTCGACGCACCGGTCTACGGCTTCGATACGACGCAGGACGGCGTCGAGCGCGAGTTGGGCGACGAGGACACAGTAGCGATGGGCGACCACGAGTACGTCGCGTTGCACACGCCGGGCCACAAGAACGACCACATCTGCCTGTACGCCGCCGACGCCGGGGTGCTGTTCGCCGGAGATCTGATCTTCCAGAACGGCAGTTTCGGGCGCACCGACCTCGAAGAAGGCGACCGCGACGCGCTGATCCGGAGCATCGACCGCGTGGCCGACCGCGTCGACGCCGACCTACAGGCGCTCCACCCCGGCCACGGCCCGAGCATCGAAAACGACCCGTACTCGCACATCGAACTGTCCGGGAAGATGGCGCGACAGGCCTGA
- a CDS encoding DUF7111 family protein, producing MTDAEVVDDAEANGITARYYLTDDERVLAFDREGATAAIAQNVEGYAMLKVRPTPAGDELERYYGFDMALDHAAELLGVAPGALPVPDGAADMGM from the coding sequence ATGACCGACGCCGAGGTCGTCGACGACGCGGAAGCGAACGGCATCACCGCCCGATACTATCTCACGGACGACGAGCGCGTACTCGCGTTCGACCGCGAGGGCGCCACGGCCGCGATCGCACAGAACGTCGAGGGGTACGCGATGCTGAAAGTTCGGCCGACGCCGGCGGGCGACGAGCTCGAACGATACTACGGGTTCGACATGGCGTTAGACCACGCGGCAGAACTGCTCGGCGTCGCGCCGGGCGCGTTGCCGGTGCCCGACGGCGCCGCCGACATGGGGATGTGA
- a CDS encoding DUF5827 family protein has protein sequence MPVPKDEFEQLHPCDFYTAEELLDPDEMYTVYEIARMLQELDPDAEIDAETEAILLDWAIPWVISNADDLVVADPRSDDEPGYYGLATDE, from the coding sequence ATGCCAGTTCCGAAAGACGAGTTCGAGCAGCTCCACCCCTGTGATTTCTACACCGCAGAGGAGCTGCTCGACCCCGACGAGATGTATACGGTCTACGAAATCGCGCGGATGCTCCAAGAGCTCGATCCAGACGCCGAGATCGACGCCGAAACCGAGGCGATACTCTTAGACTGGGCGATCCCGTGGGTCATCTCTAACGCCGACGATCTCGTCGTCGCCGACCCGCGCAGCGACGACGAACCGGGCTACTACGGGCTCGCAACCGACGAATGA
- a CDS encoding DUF7410 domain-containing protein, producing MSEHSPAVIVPDDAPAYRCPYCEMPFSEERYRTLHKGLEHAGRIDDAERDAFQDEYRAESDRIREFRLKVLGSLVVLYFGILFAYMVLG from the coding sequence ATGTCGGAGCACTCACCCGCTGTGATCGTCCCCGACGACGCGCCCGCGTATCGGTGTCCCTACTGCGAGATGCCGTTTTCCGAGGAGCGCTACCGCACGCTGCACAAGGGCCTCGAACACGCTGGCCGCATCGACGACGCCGAGCGCGACGCGTTTCAGGACGAGTATCGCGCCGAGAGCGACCGGATCAGGGAGTTCCGGCTGAAGGTGCTCGGTAGTCTCGTCGTGCTGTACTTCGGAATCCTGTTCGCGTACATGGTGTTGGGGTAG
- a CDS encoding PadR family transcriptional regulator, translating into MTKFLQSGRRRDLCVLLADAGELSGQQLKTRLEAHYDEHLDPKSFYGTLDALVDSGFLDVRTEGLADRYSLTDGGRRRLDEHVAWVHEHVDAE; encoded by the coding sequence ATGACGAAGTTTCTCCAGAGCGGTCGGCGGCGCGATCTCTGTGTCCTACTGGCCGACGCGGGCGAGCTGTCAGGTCAACAGCTCAAGACGCGACTCGAAGCCCACTACGACGAGCATCTCGATCCCAAGAGCTTCTACGGCACGCTTGACGCGCTAGTCGATTCGGGATTTCTCGACGTTCGAACGGAGGGGCTGGCCGATCGGTACTCGCTCACTGACGGCGGTCGGCGACGACTCGACGAACACGTCGCGTGGGTCCACGAGCACGTCGACGCCGAGTAA
- a CDS encoding acyl-CoA dehydrogenase family protein, which produces MDFGLSQEQRQIREMVAEFVDEEVVPRASEIDETDEFPRDLIDEMSELGLMGMPFPEEYGGAGLDYHSYALALAEISRGSGGLGTVVAAHTSLAGNMLYEFGDDAQKETYLTPLNEGRDVGAFALSEPGAGSDVPAMETTAEPVGDRGDDGEPDEYVVNGGKLWISNGSVADTVVLFAKTDEEAGNKGISSFVVRPEDDDGFHVEGTEHKLGDKGCPTAELRFDDMHIPAERRLGAEGEGFVQALKTLNAGRITIAARSVGIAQAALDAAAEYANEREQFDQPIGEFQSIKHKLADMDTKLQAARMLMHRAADRKIRGEDFIKEAAQAKLYASEISREVANEGVQIHGGYGYTKDFPAERFYRDAKLNEIYEGTSEILRNTIGDQVLDEH; this is translated from the coding sequence ATGGACTTCGGGCTCAGTCAGGAACAACGACAGATCCGCGAGATGGTCGCCGAGTTCGTCGACGAGGAAGTCGTGCCGCGAGCGAGCGAGATCGACGAGACCGACGAGTTCCCGCGGGATCTCATCGACGAGATGAGCGAACTGGGACTGATGGGGATGCCGTTCCCCGAAGAGTACGGCGGTGCGGGACTCGACTACCACAGCTACGCGCTCGCGCTGGCGGAGATCAGCCGCGGGAGCGGCGGACTGGGGACGGTCGTCGCGGCCCACACCAGCCTCGCGGGCAACATGCTCTACGAGTTCGGCGACGACGCACAGAAAGAGACCTACCTGACGCCGCTCAACGAGGGCCGGGACGTTGGCGCGTTCGCGCTCTCGGAACCCGGTGCCGGCAGCGACGTGCCCGCGATGGAGACGACCGCCGAGCCGGTAGGGGACAGGGGTGACGACGGCGAGCCCGACGAGTACGTCGTCAACGGCGGCAAGCTCTGGATCTCGAACGGCTCGGTCGCCGACACGGTCGTCCTATTCGCCAAGACCGACGAAGAGGCCGGCAACAAAGGCATCTCCTCGTTCGTCGTCCGCCCCGAGGACGACGACGGGTTCCACGTCGAGGGCACCGAGCACAAACTGGGCGACAAGGGCTGTCCTACCGCCGAGCTACGGTTCGATGACATGCACATTCCTGCCGAGCGGCGTCTCGGCGCCGAGGGCGAGGGGTTCGTCCAAGCGCTCAAGACGCTCAACGCCGGACGAATCACGATCGCTGCCCGCAGCGTCGGCATCGCGCAGGCCGCGCTCGACGCCGCCGCGGAGTACGCCAACGAGCGCGAGCAGTTCGACCAGCCCATCGGCGAGTTCCAGTCGATCAAGCACAAACTCGCCGACATGGACACCAAACTGCAGGCCGCGCGCATGCTGATGCACCGCGCCGCCGACCGCAAGATCCGCGGCGAGGACTTCATCAAGGAAGCCGCGCAGGCCAAGCTCTACGCCTCGGAGATTTCCCGCGAGGTCGCCAACGAGGGCGTCCAGATCCACGGGGGCTACGGCTACACCAAGGACTTCCCCGCCGAGCGATTCTACCGGGACGCAAAGCTCAACGAGATCTACGAGGGGACCAGCGAGATTCTGCGTAACACGATCGGCGATCAGGTGCTCGACGAGCACTGA
- a CDS encoding DUF7344 domain-containing protein, with protein MSNSPTRTPTDPLDPDQLPTQELLGAVASDRRRAVLSVLADVTSPIDAGVIARGVAVREAADDTRSLSDRIEDVHVSLHHVHLPKLADAGLLSYDSERGIIENVASP; from the coding sequence ATGAGCAACTCACCGACCCGAACGCCGACTGACCCGCTCGATCCCGACCAGCTGCCGACGCAGGAGCTACTCGGCGCCGTCGCAAGCGATCGACGCCGAGCCGTGCTGTCCGTGCTCGCCGACGTGACGTCCCCGATCGACGCCGGCGTCATCGCCCGCGGCGTCGCAGTGCGCGAGGCTGCCGACGATACCCGTTCGCTTTCGGACCGAATCGAGGACGTTCACGTCTCGCTTCACCACGTACACTTGCCAAAGCTCGCCGACGCCGGCTTGCTGTCCTACGATTCGGAGCGCGGTATCATCGAGAACGTCGCCTCGCCGTAA
- a CDS encoding ATPase, which translates to MKLLVAGGDRVDAGKTTFSTGLVARLGSVGFKPRAGNDYWFDHDDYRRAISEGRLYGKDAKRLAAASDADVRPEDINPVHRLWRPSPGPDAGLVGAAHRQFVFDRVSESFVVNAGADVPESARESLPLADAPRVSTVDELNEETRRRHLPAFEALAARIDERADAVIESYGDIARPLQELAVDAVAVVEPGRARVYDGDRYLRACDVARRSARDGRMERRVEDVIEHVDPIARVGLPALADERRTDPDAVADAYADAYDELLAAAE; encoded by the coding sequence ATGAAGCTGCTGGTCGCCGGCGGCGACCGCGTCGACGCGGGCAAGACGACGTTCTCGACGGGGTTGGTCGCGCGCCTCGGCAGCGTCGGCTTCAAGCCCCGCGCCGGCAACGACTACTGGTTCGACCACGACGACTATCGGCGCGCCATCTCCGAGGGTCGCCTCTACGGCAAAGACGCAAAACGCCTCGCGGCCGCCAGCGACGCCGACGTTCGGCCCGAAGATATCAACCCGGTCCACCGACTCTGGCGGCCCTCTCCGGGGCCCGACGCCGGGCTGGTCGGCGCCGCGCACCGACAGTTCGTCTTCGACCGGGTTTCCGAATCGTTCGTCGTCAACGCCGGCGCCGACGTGCCCGAGTCGGCCCGCGAGTCGTTGCCCCTCGCGGACGCGCCGCGAGTCTCGACCGTCGACGAGCTCAACGAGGAGACGCGCCGCCGACATCTGCCGGCGTTCGAGGCGCTCGCGGCGCGGATCGACGAGCGCGCCGACGCAGTGATCGAGTCCTACGGCGACATCGCCCGGCCACTGCAGGAGCTGGCGGTCGACGCCGTCGCGGTGGTCGAACCGGGCCGCGCTCGCGTCTACGACGGCGACCGCTACCTGCGCGCCTGCGACGTTGCGCGCCGGAGCGCCCGCGACGGCCGGATGGAGCGGCGCGTCGAGGACGTGATCGAGCACGTCGACCCGATCGCCCGCGTCGGACTCCCCGCGCTCGCCGACGAGCGCCGGACCGATCCGGACGCCGTCGCGGACGCCTACGCGGACGCGTACGACGAACTGCTCGCGGCCGCCGAGTGA
- a CDS encoding cupin domain-containing protein — protein sequence MGYEAAAPGDVGSVIGGDKGGMWFLREPLDTDSLGFTVLELEPDRSGKAHDHGEDGHEEIYYVTEGRVEVDVGADTLTLDEHEALRIDPEERRQIHNRGDDTARLVLVSAPTDEGAASTP from the coding sequence ATGGGCTACGAAGCGGCTGCGCCCGGCGACGTGGGCTCGGTAATCGGCGGCGACAAAGGTGGAATGTGGTTCCTGCGCGAACCGCTCGACACCGACAGTCTCGGCTTTACCGTGCTCGAACTGGAGCCGGACCGAAGCGGAAAGGCACACGATCACGGAGAGGACGGCCACGAAGAAATCTACTACGTCACCGAGGGGCGCGTCGAGGTCGACGTGGGTGCCGACACTCTGACCCTCGACGAGCACGAGGCGCTGCGGATCGACCCCGAGGAGCGCAGACAGATCCACAACCGCGGCGACGACACCGCCCGACTGGTGCTTGTCAGCGCGCCGACCGACGAGGGCGCGGCTTCGACGCCCTAG
- a CDS encoding phytoene/squalene synthase family protein → MADAHIETTFDEDLAWCFDAVSDVSRTFAITIDALEEPMASRICVGYLLCRVADTVEDAGHIPPGVQRDLLEQYDEALSGERTLETTADGGAVGTEGSAAGIDHDATPHRSVELPEDAPINQFRNDVEEWIPEEPGEDADDWRVVAAAPRIVRTYESLPPADREAIRGPVRELVGGMAEFVDRYADDGGLRIGTPDELEEYCWYAAGTVGDLVTNLLARGVDAEREDVLEDNARSFALLLQLVNVAKDVTDDYREENNVYLPATWLSEAGVSQDAVCESDNVGPVASVVERVTDRAAGYLDDAQTYLEALPEHRGNTLAAWAIPYLLAVGTIRELRERPEDVLREDGVKVPKPEVLMLVAQFERGVEKAALDDLRRQIEQAPLHRH, encoded by the coding sequence ATGGCCGACGCCCACATCGAGACAACGTTCGACGAGGATCTGGCGTGGTGTTTCGACGCCGTCTCCGACGTCTCTCGGACGTTTGCGATCACGATTGACGCGCTAGAGGAGCCGATGGCTTCGCGGATCTGCGTGGGGTATCTCCTCTGTCGCGTCGCCGACACCGTCGAGGACGCCGGCCACATCCCCCCGGGCGTCCAGCGCGACCTGTTAGAGCAGTACGACGAGGCGCTGTCTGGCGAGCGAACGCTGGAGACGACGGCCGACGGCGGCGCCGTCGGCACCGAGGGCTCGGCGGCGGGTATCGATCACGATGCCACGCCCCACCGCAGCGTCGAACTGCCCGAGGATGCACCGATCAACCAGTTCCGGAACGATGTCGAGGAGTGGATTCCCGAGGAGCCGGGCGAGGACGCCGACGACTGGCGGGTCGTCGCGGCCGCCCCGCGCATCGTTCGGACCTACGAGTCGCTGCCGCCCGCCGACCGCGAGGCGATCCGCGGACCGGTCCGGGAGCTCGTCGGCGGGATGGCCGAGTTCGTCGACCGCTACGCCGACGACGGCGGCCTGCGCATCGGAACGCCGGACGAACTCGAAGAGTACTGCTGGTACGCCGCCGGGACGGTCGGCGATCTGGTCACCAACCTGCTGGCCCGCGGCGTCGACGCCGAACGCGAGGACGTGTTAGAGGACAACGCCCGCTCGTTCGCGCTGTTGCTCCAACTCGTCAACGTCGCCAAGGACGTGACCGACGACTACCGCGAGGAGAACAACGTCTACCTGCCCGCGACGTGGCTCTCGGAGGCCGGCGTCTCGCAGGACGCCGTCTGCGAGTCCGACAACGTCGGTCCGGTGGCTTCCGTCGTCGAGCGCGTCACTGACCGGGCCGCGGGCTATCTCGACGACGCCCAGACCTACCTCGAAGCGCTCCCCGAACACCGCGGCAACACGCTGGCTGCGTGGGCGATCCCCTACCTGCTCGCGGTCGGGACGATCCGCGAACTCCGCGAGCGTCCCGAGGACGTGCTGCGCGAGGACGGCGTCAAAGTCCCGAAACCCGAGGTGCTGATGCTGGTCGCGCAGTTCGAGCGCGGCGTCGAGAAGGCCGCGCTCGACGATCTGCGGCGTCAGATCGAGCAGGCGCCGCTTCACCGCCACTGA
- a CDS encoding helix-turn-helix transcriptional regulator, giving the protein MNRSLGVGLVTGIFLLATLLVGVPAVDGSPAAPEPAPLSASTAPVDQTDRSSGFLQQSDQTAQFDSVEFRIAVHENGTGVWTFRYERRLANQSEREQFEAFAEEFRTNESHPLYTGFEKQASALVAAGTNVTDRQMNATNFDRSAGVREDRLNEPGVVTMSFHWTNFAQQDGQRVIVGDVFEGGMYVAEDQSLVFRSGGDLAFARAVPDDGRQMSNDTLATSDTVTWVGAQEFTDNKPRVELAPEDTVGQSPDEPVTAPATSESDPWMLLAGVVVLLLGVGSAVAWRRDGAILDRTGPDDDADEAVAATPDSNDDATATEAAVDEEELLTDEDRVTALLEDNGGRMKQVNIVEETGWSKSKVSMLLSDMEEDGAISKLRVGRENIISLDGHEPEAAGSPFENDE; this is encoded by the coding sequence ATGAACCGATCGCTGGGTGTCGGTCTCGTGACGGGCATCTTCCTGTTGGCGACGCTGCTCGTGGGGGTCCCGGCTGTCGACGGCTCTCCGGCCGCCCCCGAGCCAGCGCCGCTGTCGGCGTCGACTGCGCCGGTCGATCAGACGGATCGATCCTCCGGATTCTTGCAACAGTCCGATCAGACCGCGCAGTTCGACAGCGTCGAGTTCCGGATCGCAGTCCACGAGAACGGCACCGGCGTCTGGACGTTTCGCTACGAGCGCCGCCTCGCTAACCAGTCCGAGCGCGAGCAGTTCGAGGCGTTCGCCGAGGAGTTCCGGACGAACGAGAGCCACCCGCTGTACACCGGGTTCGAGAAGCAAGCCAGCGCACTCGTCGCCGCCGGCACGAACGTGACCGATCGCCAGATGAACGCGACGAACTTCGATCGGTCCGCCGGCGTGCGCGAGGACCGGCTCAACGAACCCGGCGTCGTCACGATGTCGTTTCACTGGACGAACTTCGCCCAGCAGGACGGCCAGCGCGTGATCGTCGGCGACGTGTTCGAGGGCGGGATGTACGTCGCCGAGGACCAGTCGCTCGTGTTCCGCTCCGGCGGCGACCTCGCGTTCGCACGAGCGGTCCCGGACGACGGCAGGCAGATGTCGAACGACACGCTGGCGACCAGCGACACGGTCACGTGGGTCGGTGCCCAAGAGTTCACCGACAACAAGCCCCGCGTCGAACTGGCGCCCGAGGACACCGTCGGCCAATCGCCCGACGAGCCGGTGACGGCTCCCGCGACGAGCGAGAGTGACCCGTGGATGTTGCTTGCCGGCGTCGTCGTTCTCCTGCTCGGCGTCGGGAGCGCCGTCGCGTGGCGGCGTGATGGCGCAATCCTCGACCGCACCGGCCCCGACGACGATGCCGACGAGGCGGTGGCAGCCACCCCTGATTCGAACGACGATGCCACAGCCACAGAGGCCGCTGTCGACGAGGAGGAACTGCTCACCGACGAGGACCGGGTGACGGCGCTGTTAGAGGACAACGGCGGCCGGATGAAACAGGTAAACATCGTCGAAGAGACCGGCTGGTCGAAGTCGAAGGTCAGCATGCTGCTGTCGGATATGGAAGAAGACGGCGCCATCTCGAAGCTCCGGGTCGGCCGCGAGAACATCATCAGCCTCGACGGTCACGAGCCGGAAGCGGCGGGATCGCCGTTCGAGAACGACGAGTGA
- a CDS encoding DUF7120 family protein, translating to MPKVDITVPEHLEMQIAQMVEQDEFVNREEAIEELLSTGLKAYKTSGPMDDEEQGFEDDGMMGHDDEYVF from the coding sequence ATGCCGAAAGTCGATATCACCGTTCCCGAACACCTGGAGATGCAGATCGCCCAGATGGTAGAGCAAGACGAGTTCGTCAACCGCGAGGAGGCGATCGAAGAGCTCCTCTCGACGGGGCTGAAAGCCTACAAGACCAGCGGACCCATGGACGACGAAGAGCAGGGCTTCGAGGACGACGGGATGATGGGCCACGACGACGAGTACGTCTTCTAA
- a CDS encoding ThuA domain-containing protein, with protein sequence MVRVTVWNEYRHEREDDHVAELYPEGIHTALADALEDRGHEVRTATLDEDEHGLTSEVLDDTDVLLWWGHLAHDEVRDEVVDRVVERVRDGMGFLPLHSAHYSKPFKRLLGTSCSLKWREAGERERLWTVEPGHPIAEGIGEQIVVPEAEMYGERFDIPQPDALVFVSWFEGGEVFRSGCCYRRGSGRIFYFRPGHEEYPIYEQEEILQVIDNAVGWAAPTDGVEPTFSNVEAAERIGEE encoded by the coding sequence ATGGTTCGCGTTACCGTCTGGAACGAGTATCGACACGAGCGGGAGGACGACCACGTCGCCGAGTTGTACCCGGAGGGCATCCACACAGCACTGGCTGACGCGCTCGAAGACCGGGGCCACGAGGTCCGCACGGCGACGCTCGACGAGGACGAGCACGGGCTGACGAGCGAAGTTCTCGACGACACCGACGTGTTGCTGTGGTGGGGCCACCTCGCCCACGACGAGGTGCGCGACGAGGTCGTCGACCGCGTCGTCGAGCGCGTCCGCGATGGGATGGGCTTTCTCCCGCTGCACTCGGCGCACTACTCCAAGCCGTTCAAGCGCCTGCTGGGCACGAGCTGCTCGCTCAAGTGGCGCGAGGCCGGCGAGCGCGAGCGTCTCTGGACCGTCGAGCCGGGCCACCCGATCGCCGAAGGGATCGGCGAGCAGATCGTCGTCCCTGAGGCCGAGATGTACGGCGAGCGCTTCGACATCCCCCAGCCCGACGCGCTGGTGTTCGTCAGCTGGTTCGAGGGCGGCGAAGTGTTCCGCTCGGGCTGTTGCTACCGCCGCGGGAGCGGCCGCATCTTCTACTTCCGACCGGGCCACGAGGAGTATCCGATCTACGAACAAGAGGAGATTCTGCAGGTCATCGACAACGCCGTCGGGTGGGCGGCGCCGACCGACGGCGTCGAGCCGACGTTCTCGAACGTCGAGGCCGCCGAGCGGATCGGCGAGGAGTGA